In one window of Haloprofundus halophilus DNA:
- a CDS encoding PAS domain S-box protein: MTTPPLSELVPFGAETRPTRVLLVDDDEEAVQTSAAFLRRELDSVETTALTDSTEVLEALRHEEFDCLVSDFDMPGATGLELLHEIREAGIETPFVLFTGKGSEEIASQAITAGVDEYLQKGGPEVYPVLANMVENLAEKHRAETLVQRAFLAIESAEEAIGIVDENGVYRYLNEAYAAVYDHTRAELIGRHWDVLYDESEARRFHDEILPELERRGTWRGISTGLTKEGAPVPERLVLTRMDDGGHVCIVRELARDGELEAELALKTRALDAAHLGVVVTDATAEDNPIVWINEGFENLTGYGRRETLGRNCRFLQGEATDPETVAEIRRAIGSEEAISTDLLNYDASGDPFWNRLHVFPIEDGHGSVTHFVGFQEDVTEQKRNERLLRASTMRLEALFEHSPDMIAIHDADGTIRDVNERICEELGYTESELVGRAVWEIDATADSERARQFWAALPTNTPRRFEGALERRDGTTVAVEVHLIRLELDGEDRFVAMDRDIGDRKAREAALVEQNERLDKFASVVSHDLRNPLQVAQGRLQLLEEDYESEHIPHISRALDRMEALIADLLALAHGGEAAMELERIQLSSLVRACWETVETADATLVVDADGHVEADRDQLRQLFENLFRNAVEHGSAGSRPASDDDVEHGSNDGSEAADDDADPVTVRVGRTPTGFFVADDGPGIPEAMREEVFEAGYSTAAEGTGFGLNIVEQVTEAHGWRIDAVESDSGGARFEITVAADGTSDAPE, from the coding sequence ATGACGACGCCTCCGCTGAGTGAACTGGTCCCGTTCGGCGCCGAAACCCGGCCGACGAGGGTCCTCCTCGTGGACGACGACGAGGAGGCAGTCCAGACGTCGGCGGCGTTTCTCCGGCGGGAACTGGACAGCGTCGAGACGACGGCGCTCACCGACTCGACGGAGGTGCTCGAAGCGCTGCGACACGAGGAGTTCGACTGCCTCGTGAGCGATTTCGATATGCCGGGGGCGACCGGCCTCGAACTCCTGCACGAGATACGCGAAGCGGGTATCGAGACACCGTTCGTCCTGTTCACCGGAAAGGGAAGCGAGGAGATCGCGAGCCAGGCGATAACCGCGGGCGTCGACGAGTACCTTCAGAAAGGCGGTCCGGAGGTGTATCCGGTGCTCGCCAATATGGTGGAGAACCTCGCCGAGAAACACCGGGCGGAAACGTTGGTCCAGCGTGCGTTCTTGGCGATCGAGTCGGCGGAGGAAGCCATCGGAATCGTCGACGAGAACGGCGTCTATCGGTATCTCAACGAGGCGTACGCCGCGGTGTACGACCACACTCGCGCCGAACTGATCGGTCGGCACTGGGACGTGTTGTACGACGAATCGGAGGCCCGGCGGTTTCACGACGAAATCCTCCCCGAACTCGAACGGCGGGGGACGTGGCGCGGAATCTCGACCGGGCTGACGAAAGAGGGAGCCCCGGTCCCCGAACGGCTCGTCCTCACACGGATGGACGACGGCGGACACGTCTGCATCGTTCGGGAACTCGCCCGCGACGGCGAACTGGAGGCGGAACTGGCGCTCAAGACCCGAGCCCTCGACGCGGCACATCTCGGTGTCGTCGTCACCGATGCCACCGCGGAAGACAACCCCATCGTCTGGATAAACGAGGGGTTCGAGAACCTGACTGGGTACGGCCGCCGGGAGACACTCGGCCGAAACTGTCGGTTCCTTCAGGGGGAAGCCACCGACCCGGAGACGGTAGCGGAGATCCGGCGGGCGATCGGCAGCGAGGAGGCGATTTCGACGGACCTCCTCAACTACGACGCGAGCGGTGACCCGTTCTGGAACCGGCTCCACGTGTTTCCCATCGAGGACGGCCACGGGTCGGTCACGCATTTCGTCGGCTTTCAGGAGGACGTGACCGAGCAGAAGCGAAACGAGAGACTGCTGCGCGCGAGCACGATGCGGCTGGAAGCGCTGTTCGAGCACTCGCCGGACATGATCGCCATCCACGACGCCGACGGGACGATACGCGACGTCAACGAGCGAATCTGCGAGGAGCTGGGCTACACCGAAAGCGAACTCGTCGGGAGAGCGGTCTGGGAGATAGACGCGACCGCCGACTCCGAGCGTGCACGGCAGTTCTGGGCGGCGCTCCCGACGAACACGCCGCGCCGCTTCGAGGGGGCGCTGGAGCGACGAGACGGGACGACCGTCGCCGTCGAAGTCCATCTGATTCGCCTCGAGCTCGACGGCGAGGACCGATTCGTGGCGATGGACCGAGATATCGGCGACCGGAAGGCCCGCGAAGCGGCGCTCGTCGAACAGAACGAGCGGCTCGACAAGTTCGCGAGCGTCGTCAGCCACGACCTCCGAAACCCGCTGCAGGTCGCGCAGGGTCGACTCCAGCTCCTCGAAGAGGATTACGAGAGCGAACACATCCCGCACATCTCGCGCGCGCTCGACCGGATGGAGGCGCTGATAGCGGATCTCCTCGCGCTCGCACACGGCGGCGAGGCCGCGATGGAACTCGAACGAATCCAGTTGTCGTCGCTCGTGCGGGCGTGTTGGGAGACGGTCGAGACGGCGGATGCGACGCTCGTCGTTGACGCCGACGGCCACGTCGAGGCGGACCGAGACCAGCTCCGGCAACTGTTCGAGAATCTGTTTCGGAACGCTGTGGAACACGGTTCCGCAGGCAGTCGGCCCGCGTCCGACGACGATGTCGAACACGGCTCGAACGACGGGTCCGAAGCGGCTGACGACGATGCCGACCCGGTCACCGTGCGGGTCGGCCGAACGCCGACGGGCTTTTTCGTCGCCGACGACGGGCCCGGCATCCCCGAGGCGATGCGGGAGGAGGTGTTCGAGGCGGGCTACTCGACCGCGGCGGAGGGCACAGGGTTCGGACTCAACATCGTCGAGCAGGTTACGGAGGCTCACGGTTGGCGAATCGACGCCGTCGAGAGCGACAGCGGCGGTGCACGTTTCGAGATAACCGTCGCCGCCGACGGCACCAGCGACGCTCCCGAGTAG
- a CDS encoding universal stress protein: MYDTILVPTDGSEAAARAVDHALLLAEATDASVHVLYVVNAEPDEVAVSTDERDAENVQDSLRRFGERTLDDADERAASTAVPVETSIRTGVPHEEILADADERDVDAVVMGTHGRSGLQRYLLGSVAERVVRLADCPVMTVHGDDDASPYERILVPTDGSDCAAVATEHAVAIARAFDAELHALSAVNLVEAGGLFNAGGVDSGFVERLEEQAQTGADAVVERARDADVDGEATVVHGVPHEEIGEYVSSNNVDLVVMGTHGRSGVRRYLLGSVTERVLRTVSAPVLAVRQRDDT, encoded by the coding sequence GTGTACGATACGATACTGGTTCCGACCGACGGCAGTGAGGCGGCGGCGCGGGCGGTAGACCACGCACTGCTCTTGGCGGAAGCGACCGACGCGTCGGTGCACGTGCTCTACGTCGTCAACGCCGAGCCGGACGAAGTCGCGGTTTCGACCGACGAACGCGACGCCGAGAACGTACAGGACAGCCTCCGCCGGTTCGGAGAGCGTACGCTCGACGACGCCGACGAACGAGCGGCGTCGACGGCGGTGCCCGTCGAAACGTCGATTCGGACGGGCGTGCCGCACGAGGAGATTCTCGCCGACGCCGACGAACGAGACGTCGACGCGGTGGTGATGGGTACGCACGGGCGCAGCGGCCTGCAGCGATATCTCCTCGGGAGCGTCGCCGAGCGGGTCGTCCGCTTGGCCGACTGTCCGGTGATGACCGTCCACGGCGACGACGACGCCTCGCCGTACGAGCGGATTCTCGTCCCGACCGACGGCAGCGACTGTGCGGCGGTGGCGACCGAACACGCGGTGGCCATCGCCCGCGCGTTCGACGCGGAGCTCCACGCGCTCTCGGCGGTGAATCTCGTGGAGGCGGGCGGTCTGTTCAACGCCGGCGGCGTCGACAGCGGCTTCGTCGAACGGCTCGAGGAACAGGCGCAGACGGGTGCGGACGCGGTCGTCGAACGCGCCCGCGACGCCGACGTCGACGGCGAGGCCACCGTCGTCCACGGCGTTCCCCACGAGGAGATCGGCGAGTACGTCTCCTCGAACAACGTCGACCTCGTGGTGATGGGCACGCACGGCCGCAGCGGCGTTCGACGGTATCTACTCGGCAGCGTGACCGAACGCGTGCTCCGGACCGTCTCGGCTCCGGTTCTCGCGGTGCGTCAGCGGGACGACACCTGA
- a CDS encoding 2Fe-2S iron-sulfur cluster-binding protein: MSLIDPVAVGLGAALTALAVAMHFSKGTGWTATADISQEVLEQRASTVPETDFPEPMNRSIGGGSAVAVGGAAAGEEGELEEGEAQEESSSPADIPEDEVEYFEVEFVKEGSTIEIPNNQTVLESGEEEGWDLPYACRQGQCVSCAGQITSGGNSEDYVVHDNQQMLDEGELDEGYTLTCVAYPRADFTIETGTAP, encoded by the coding sequence ATGTCTCTCATCGACCCAGTGGCGGTAGGACTGGGCGCGGCGCTGACGGCGCTGGCCGTCGCGATGCACTTCTCGAAGGGGACGGGGTGGACGGCCACCGCCGACATCTCCCAGGAAGTGCTCGAACAGCGCGCGTCGACGGTCCCCGAGACCGACTTCCCCGAACCGATGAACCGCTCTATCGGCGGCGGCAGCGCCGTCGCCGTCGGCGGCGCGGCAGCGGGCGAGGAGGGCGAACTCGAAGAGGGCGAGGCCCAAGAAGAGAGTTCGAGCCCCGCTGACATCCCCGAGGACGAAGTCGAGTACTTCGAGGTGGAGTTCGTCAAAGAGGGTTCGACCATCGAGATTCCGAACAACCAGACCGTCCTCGAATCCGGCGAAGAGGAGGGTTGGGACCTCCCGTACGCCTGCCGACAGGGGCAGTGCGTCTCCTGTGCGGGTCAGATCACCTCCGGCGGCAACTCCGAGGACTACGTCGTCCACGACAACCAGCAGATGCTCGACGAGGGCGAACTCGACGAGGGCTACACGCTCACCTGCGTCGCTTACCCGCGTGCGGATTTCACCATCGAAACCGGTACTGCACCGTAA
- the gnd gene encoding phosphogluconate dehydrogenase (NAD(+)-dependent, decarboxylating), which produces MQLGVIGLGRMGQIVVERVVAAGHDVVAFDLSERAVETAADAGAKPAASVEDLVERLGDEKRIWLMVPAGDAVDATLADLDAYLDADDVVVDGGNSHFERSVERAKACRAAYLDCGTSGGPAGAELGFSLMVGGPQWAYDELTPVFDAVATGPDGHDRMGESGSGHYVKMVHNGVEYALMQAYGEGFELLADGRYDLDLEAVARTWNNGAVIRSWLLELCEEAFTEEGSDLGDVADHVAGGSTGTWTVQEALEQEVPVPLIYQALAERFDSRNEGRFSRRLANRLRYGFGRHEVARD; this is translated from the coding sequence ATGCAACTGGGCGTCATCGGACTCGGACGAATGGGCCAGATAGTCGTCGAACGAGTGGTCGCCGCGGGCCACGACGTGGTCGCGTTCGACCTGAGCGAACGAGCGGTCGAGACCGCCGCCGACGCGGGTGCAAAGCCCGCAGCGAGCGTCGAGGACCTCGTCGAGAGACTCGGCGACGAGAAGCGCATCTGGCTGATGGTTCCGGCCGGCGACGCCGTCGACGCGACGCTCGCGGACCTCGACGCCTACCTCGACGCCGACGACGTGGTCGTCGACGGCGGCAACTCCCACTTCGAGCGCTCCGTCGAGCGCGCGAAAGCCTGCCGGGCGGCGTACCTCGACTGCGGCACCAGCGGCGGTCCCGCGGGCGCGGAACTCGGCTTCTCGCTCATGGTCGGCGGCCCCCAGTGGGCGTACGACGAACTGACGCCCGTCTTCGACGCCGTCGCCACCGGACCCGACGGTCACGACCGGATGGGCGAGTCGGGGTCGGGCCACTACGTGAAGATGGTCCACAACGGCGTCGAGTACGCGCTGATGCAGGCGTACGGCGAGGGCTTCGAACTCCTCGCGGACGGCCGCTACGACCTCGACCTCGAAGCCGTCGCCCGGACGTGGAACAACGGCGCGGTTATCCGCTCGTGGTTGCTCGAACTCTGCGAAGAGGCGTTCACCGAGGAGGGCTCTGATCTGGGCGACGTCGCCGACCACGTCGCCGGCGGCTCGACCGGCACGTGGACGGTCCAGGAGGCGCTCGAACAGGAGGTTCCGGTGCCGCTCATCTACCAGGCGCTCGCCGAGCGCTTCGACAGCCGAAACGAGGGACGATTCTCGCGGCGGTTGGCGAACCGACTCCGCTACGGCTTCGGCCGTCACGAAGTCGCTCGCGACTGA
- a CDS encoding CBS domain-containing protein, with translation MTLSDILDATVATAAPTTPVGDVTAAMREGSLELVAVLDEQRPLGLLTPADIGRAYVAGEDLDGETAGEILSDDLVTVRESEDLSALVAHLADENARRAAVVDDAGDFVGVVRLEDALVQYGEDLTRILSMFDG, from the coding sequence ATGACGCTCTCTGACATCCTCGATGCAACCGTCGCAACGGCCGCGCCGACGACGCCCGTCGGCGACGTGACCGCCGCGATGCGCGAGGGGTCGCTCGAACTCGTCGCCGTGCTCGACGAACAGCGACCGCTCGGGCTGTTGACGCCCGCCGACATCGGTCGCGCGTACGTCGCCGGCGAGGACCTCGACGGCGAGACCGCCGGCGAGATACTCTCGGACGACCTCGTCACCGTCCGCGAGTCAGAGGACCTCTCGGCGCTGGTCGCGCACCTCGCGGACGAGAACGCTCGCCGCGCGGCCGTCGTCGACGACGCGGGCGACTTCGTCGGCGTCGTCCGGTTGGAGGACGCGCTCGTCCAGTACGGCGAGGATCTGACGCGCATCCTCTCGATGTTCGACGGGTGA
- a CDS encoding aminopeptidase codes for MDERVREHAEVLVDWSARIEAGDDVVVSVAEDAHDLAVAVAEKLGERGANVVTLYDSAEVSRAYLKSHDGEFDEDPAHELALLENADAYLRLGGGRNTTATADVPGETQRAFARAREGTREARMDTDWVSTVHPTRSLAQQAGMAYEEYRQFVYDAVLRDWEALADEMAQMKEVLDAGSEVRIEKEQTDLTMSIEGRTAVNSAASVAYDSHNLPSGEVFTAPYATEGEVFFDVPMTIQSKRVTDVHLTFEDGEVVDFDAGQNETVLADIFDTDEGARRLGELGIGMNRGIDRFTDSILFDEKMGDTIHLAVGRAYDSCLPEGESGNQSAVHVDMITDMSEDSRLLVDGELVQRNGRFRWEDGFEE; via the coding sequence ATGGACGAACGCGTACGCGAGCACGCCGAGGTGCTCGTCGACTGGAGCGCACGCATCGAGGCCGGTGACGACGTCGTCGTCAGCGTCGCCGAGGACGCCCACGACCTCGCCGTCGCCGTCGCGGAGAAACTCGGCGAACGCGGGGCGAACGTCGTCACCCTCTACGACTCCGCGGAGGTCTCGCGGGCGTACCTGAAGAGCCACGACGGCGAGTTCGACGAGGACCCCGCCCACGAACTCGCGCTCCTGGAGAACGCCGACGCGTACCTCCGCCTCGGCGGCGGGCGGAACACGACCGCGACCGCGGACGTGCCCGGTGAAACCCAGCGTGCGTTCGCTCGGGCACGCGAAGGAACCCGCGAGGCCCGCATGGACACCGACTGGGTCTCCACCGTGCACCCGACGCGCTCGCTCGCCCAGCAGGCCGGGATGGCCTACGAGGAGTACCGGCAGTTCGTCTACGACGCCGTGCTCCGCGACTGGGAGGCGCTGGCCGACGAGATGGCGCAGATGAAAGAGGTGCTCGACGCCGGGAGCGAGGTCCGCATCGAGAAGGAGCAGACGGACCTCACCATGTCCATCGAGGGGCGAACCGCCGTCAACTCGGCCGCGTCGGTCGCCTACGACTCGCACAACCTCCCCTCGGGCGAGGTGTTCACCGCACCGTACGCCACCGAGGGCGAGGTGTTCTTCGACGTGCCGATGACCATCCAGAGCAAGCGCGTCACCGACGTCCACCTCACCTTCGAGGACGGGGAGGTCGTCGACTTCGACGCCGGTCAGAACGAGACGGTCCTCGCGGACATTTTCGACACCGACGAGGGCGCGCGCCGCCTCGGCGAACTCGGCATCGGCATGAACCGCGGTATCGACCGCTTCACCGACAGCATCCTCTTCGACGAGAAGATGGGCGACACGATTCACCTCGCGGTCGGTCGCGCGTACGACTCCTGTCTCCCTGAAGGCGAGTCGGGCAACCAGTCGGCGGTCCACGTCGACATGATAACCGATATGAGCGAGGACTCGCGACTGCTCGTCGACGGCGAACTCGTCCAGCGAAATGGACGGTTCCGGTGGGAAGACGGCTTCGAGGAGTAA
- a CDS encoding DUF5806 family protein, translated as MADDPATPSESPERETKNGARDETVGADDRTADAAEREEAGTTETKNGAAAPEEASDGPVDTDGERHDADADGPVDADSPADADGPVDDTATEDVPEDVQKYARFKKMDGAQYDRVNGFLRDRTYITAREWAIARLCADFRTETGVEMTKIGENLPRLVPFMTDTYTPQAVNQARSSFEGKVKKAGATFLYGAMSGFFTAEELDETMYEVTEIAKFLLEVEGVDLAVAEELDAEERISSVMREVRQSSAQLRAEEVECPECGHVHEPKQG; from the coding sequence ATGGCAGACGACCCCGCGACGCCCTCGGAGTCGCCCGAGCGAGAGACGAAAAACGGTGCGCGCGACGAGACAGTCGGTGCTGACGACCGCACGGCGGACGCAGCGGAGAGAGAGGAGGCCGGGACAACAGAGACGAAAAACGGCGCGGCAGCGCCCGAGGAGGCGAGCGACGGCCCCGTCGACACCGACGGCGAGCGCCACGACGCCGACGCTGACGGTCCCGTCGACGCCGACAGCCCTGCCGACGCTGACGGTCCCGTCGACGACACCGCCACAGAGGACGTGCCCGAGGACGTGCAGAAGTACGCCCGCTTCAAGAAGATGGACGGCGCGCAGTACGACCGCGTCAACGGCTTCCTCCGCGACCGGACGTACATCACCGCCCGCGAGTGGGCCATCGCGCGCCTCTGCGCGGACTTCCGGACCGAGACGGGCGTCGAGATGACGAAAATCGGCGAGAACCTCCCCCGCTTGGTGCCGTTCATGACCGACACGTACACCCCGCAGGCGGTCAATCAGGCGCGTTCGTCCTTCGAGGGGAAGGTGAAGAAAGCAGGCGCGACGTTCCTCTACGGCGCGATGAGCGGCTTCTTCACCGCCGAAGAGTTGGACGAGACGATGTACGAAGTGACCGAGATTGCGAAGTTCCTCCTCGAAGTAGAGGGCGTCGACCTGGCCGTCGCCGAGGAACTCGACGCCGAGGAGCGGATTTCGAGCGTCATGCGCGAGGTCCGCCAGTCGAGTGCCCAGTTGCGCGCCGAGGAGGTCGAGTGCCCCGAGTGCGGCCACGTCCACGAACCGAAGCAGGGGTAG
- a CDS encoding universal stress protein, with amino-acid sequence MKVLLGIGGSEDSYQALERTVERAVAAADDLTVAIVENPDSDATPEEIETHVRERLEGVAFDAEIRHVEGDPGSRLVDLAESGGFDQVVLGGGQRSPMGKISIGSIAEFVLLNSHKTVKLVR; translated from the coding sequence ATGAAGGTGTTACTGGGAATCGGCGGAAGCGAGGACTCGTATCAGGCGCTCGAACGCACGGTCGAACGGGCGGTCGCCGCGGCCGACGACCTCACCGTCGCCATCGTCGAGAACCCGGATTCCGACGCGACGCCCGAGGAGATAGAGACGCACGTCCGCGAACGACTGGAAGGCGTCGCCTTCGACGCCGAAATCCGACACGTCGAGGGCGACCCCGGAAGCCGACTGGTCGACCTCGCCGAGAGCGGCGGCTTCGACCAGGTCGTCCTCGGCGGCGGCCAGCGCAGCCCGATGGGAAAGATCAGCATCGGGAGCATCGCCGAGTTCGTGCTCCTGAACTCCCACAAGACGGTGAAACTAGTGCGATGA
- a CDS encoding GNAT family N-acetyltransferase: MKRERLYPDEPAGPFDAPPIEFEDREGRAIEVRTYDPDGDDYERLVEMYTEFDPADRAQGIPPGREERIRSWLDTILDADCLNVVAWHDDEAAGHATLVPDEDAYELAIFVLQKYQRAGIGTHLIEALLGHGQTSGAEKVWLTVERWNRAAVALYKKIGFETSNAESFELEMAIRLN; this comes from the coding sequence ATGAAGCGAGAGCGTCTCTACCCCGACGAACCGGCGGGTCCGTTCGACGCCCCGCCCATCGAGTTCGAGGACCGCGAAGGTCGCGCCATCGAGGTCCGCACCTACGACCCCGACGGCGACGACTACGAGCGACTCGTCGAGATGTACACCGAGTTCGACCCCGCCGACCGCGCGCAGGGTATCCCACCTGGCCGCGAGGAGCGCATCCGGTCGTGGCTCGACACGATTCTCGACGCCGACTGTCTGAACGTCGTCGCCTGGCACGACGACGAGGCGGCGGGACACGCGACGCTCGTCCCCGACGAGGACGCCTACGAACTCGCCATCTTCGTGCTCCAGAAGTACCAGCGCGCCGGCATCGGCACGCACCTCATCGAGGCGCTGCTCGGCCACGGCCAGACCAGCGGCGCCGAGAAAGTGTGGCTCACCGTCGAGCGGTGGAACCGCGCGGCCGTCGCGCTCTACAAGAAGATCGGCTTCGAGACGAGCAACGCCGAGAGCTTCGAGTTGGAGATGGCGATTCGGCTGAACTGA
- a CDS encoding creatininase family protein, with the protein MTRTPDVLLENQTWTDVENALEDGTRTAVVAVGSVEQHGPHLPLIMDTLAGDELSRRIAERLGDAFAAPTIRPGCSGHHMDFPGTITIPPETLMELIRSYCRSLDAHGFEHLVLVPTHGGNFAPVNTVAPEIARELDANVIALAELDTLMELMNEGLRAAGVEYEEPVIHAGAAETAMVMAVDEGLVRTDRLEVGREGDISVSRLLSDGFRAITENGVLGDPREATLEAGEEIFSKLADAYAERIEAERDAV; encoded by the coding sequence ATGACTCGCACACCGGACGTGCTACTGGAGAACCAGACGTGGACGGACGTCGAGAACGCCCTCGAAGACGGGACGCGAACCGCAGTCGTCGCCGTCGGCTCCGTCGAACAGCACGGACCGCATCTACCGCTCATCATGGACACGCTCGCGGGCGACGAACTCTCGCGGCGCATCGCCGAGAGACTCGGCGACGCGTTCGCCGCGCCGACGATTCGACCCGGCTGTTCCGGACACCACATGGACTTTCCCGGTACGATCACGATTCCGCCCGAGACGCTGATGGAGCTGATTCGGTCGTACTGCCGGTCGCTGGACGCTCACGGGTTCGAGCATCTCGTGCTCGTGCCGACCCACGGCGGTAACTTCGCGCCGGTCAACACCGTCGCGCCCGAGATCGCCCGCGAACTCGACGCGAACGTCATCGCGCTGGCGGAGCTCGACACGCTGATGGAACTGATGAACGAGGGCCTCCGCGCCGCGGGCGTCGAGTACGAGGAGCCGGTGATTCACGCGGGTGCGGCGGAGACGGCGATGGTGATGGCCGTCGACGAGGGGCTCGTCCGGACGGACCGACTCGAAGTCGGCCGCGAGGGAGACATCTCCGTCTCGCGGCTGCTCAGCGACGGATTCAGAGCGATAACGGAGAACGGCGTGCTCGGCGACCCGCGGGAGGCGACGCTCGAGGCGGGCGAGGAGATATTCTCGAAACTCGCCGACGCCTACGCCGAGCGAATCGAGGCCGAGCGCGACGCGGTCTGA
- a CDS encoding universal stress protein, with the protein MTTPLELDIVLVPVDGSDESTVAIEYAIGIAERYDAAVHAVYVLGEEMVRAIESDAVDEDEVAAETESFTDNVAQMAEVHDVEVTTSTAYGFSTHVKTRHPGSVVLDTAEELDADFIVVPREPVSGDPGEVLEKAAEYVLLYASQPVLSV; encoded by the coding sequence ATGACGACGCCCTTGGAACTCGACATCGTGCTCGTGCCGGTCGACGGGAGCGACGAGTCGACAGTGGCCATCGAGTACGCCATCGGCATCGCCGAGCGATACGACGCCGCCGTCCACGCCGTCTACGTGCTCGGCGAAGAGATGGTTCGCGCCATCGAGAGCGACGCCGTCGACGAGGACGAGGTCGCCGCCGAGACGGAGTCGTTCACCGACAACGTCGCGCAGATGGCCGAGGTGCACGACGTCGAAGTGACCACGTCGACCGCCTACGGCTTCTCGACGCACGTGAAGACCCGACACCCCGGTAGCGTCGTCCTCGACACCGCCGAGGAACTCGACGCCGACTTCATCGTCGTCCCGCGCGAGCCCGTCTCCGGCGACCCCGGCGAGGTGCTCGAAAAGGCCGCCGAGTACGTGCTGTTGTACGCGAGTCAGCCGGTGCTGTCGGTCTGA
- a CDS encoding universal stress protein translates to MFDTIVIATDGSESVRRAVAVALDLAETFDASVHALYVVDSGEVDSSPDRLRDEMRDALHERGEEALETVRAETTREVTTAVREGRPAAVISDYAREHDADVVATGTRGRHGENRFLIGSVAERVVRTCPVPVLTVRQLDASESI, encoded by the coding sequence ATGTTCGACACCATCGTCATCGCGACAGACGGCTCCGAGAGCGTTCGCCGTGCGGTGGCCGTCGCACTCGACCTCGCGGAGACGTTCGACGCGTCGGTGCACGCGCTCTACGTCGTCGACAGCGGGGAAGTGGACTCGTCGCCGGACCGACTCCGCGACGAGATGCGCGACGCGCTTCACGAACGCGGCGAGGAGGCACTCGAAACCGTCCGCGCGGAGACGACCCGCGAGGTGACCACCGCCGTCCGCGAGGGCCGTCCCGCGGCCGTCATCAGCGACTACGCCCGCGAGCACGACGCCGACGTGGTCGCCACGGGGACACGCGGGCGACACGGCGAGAACCGGTTTCTCATCGGCAGCGTCGCCGAGCGGGTCGTCCGGACGTGTCCGGTCCCCGTGCTGACGGTGCGACAGCTCGACGCGTCGGAGAGCATCTGA
- a CDS encoding CBS domain-containing protein: MSGSVQRGRPGGEPGEPTLGLPVYGVSQRTPLAALADGLDPSGCVVVLDGERPLGVYSPRQVQRDETDPLAPETVGDLTPERPLVVEAGVPAETCLERALGDGERFVLVVDDADRLAGVVTRWQLLAARERGDADTPVVELLVDGE, from the coding sequence ATGTCAGGGAGTGTGCAGAGGGGTCGACCCGGCGGAGAGCCGGGCGAACCGACGTTGGGGTTGCCCGTTTACGGAGTATCGCAGCGGACGCCGTTAGCCGCGCTGGCCGACGGGCTCGACCCGAGCGGGTGCGTCGTCGTGCTGGACGGCGAGCGACCGCTCGGCGTGTACAGCCCGAGACAGGTGCAACGCGACGAGACCGACCCGTTGGCGCCCGAGACGGTCGGCGATCTCACCCCGGAGAGACCGCTCGTCGTGGAGGCGGGCGTTCCGGCCGAGACGTGTCTCGAACGCGCGCTCGGCGACGGAGAGCGGTTCGTGTTGGTCGTCGACGACGCGGACCGGCTCGCCGGCGTCGTCACCCGGTGGCAACTGCTCGCGGCGCGAGAGCGCGGAGACGCCGATACGCCCGTCGTCGAGTTGCTCGTCGACGGCGAGTGA